DNA from Archaeoglobus veneficus SNP6:
AACGTATCATGAAATAAAAACAGGTTTAAAAAGAAAGAAAATGAAGAAAGAGGAAATGCTCTTTAGAAGATTCTTTTCCAGAATACCGATACTGGATTTTGATATCAGAGCTGCCGAAGAATCCAGCAGTATCGCAGCAAAGCTGCTTGCCATAGGACTAGACATTAACGTTCTTGACGTCCTGATTGCTGGTATTGCAATTGCAAACGGTGCTGAGAAAATATTAACCGCTGACAGGAATTTCCTGGAGATAGAAAAAGTTTCAGATTTGGAAGTAGTCCTGTACAGGTAGTTCCTAATATAATAAAGAATTTATAAATTTAATAAAGTATTTTGGAACGC
Protein-coding regions in this window:
- a CDS encoding PIN domain-containing protein, whose product is MIVLDTSFLIDYFKGVEETKHLVKSNDNVAITTVTYHEIKTGLKRKKMKKEEMLFRRFFSRIPILDFDIRAAEESSSIAAKLLAIGLDINVLDVLIAGIAIANGAEKILTADRNFLEIEKVSDLEVVLYR